In the Drosophila teissieri strain GT53w chromosome 3R, Prin_Dtei_1.1, whole genome shotgun sequence genome, TTtcagccaacaacaacaagacgAGGAGAGATGTTCCATGTGGATTCTGTCTGTGAGTAACAGCTGTTATTCGGATTCAGGCCGGCTTTTACTCTCTCCCCCTTTCTTTTCCCTAGCAGCATCCCATCCCGCACAACTACACTCTGGCAgacgctctctctctctctctctttcttacTCTCTTGCCTGCCGCTTAATACACAAAATTCGTGTTCTTCCtctttttctggcttttgatTCACTTTTTTCCTCGTATTGCAATGGTTGTTGCTAAACACCTTGCACACTCGCACAGTATTTATTTCACTTGTCCCTGCCTTTTTACTGCGCATGCAAAATGATGTGCAAAAAGAAAGCGAAACTTTTTATTAGCTCTTGGTATCTGTGTGGGTGTCAGTGTCCATGCCTGTTTGTTGCGTGTGCTTGCGCCTTTGCTAGTGATTGTGTGTGCATACATAACAACGTGCATAATTAATAGCCATGTAAATGCATGATCTTCATAATTAATAACGGTAAATTGGCATTCCGGAGAAATACAGTTATGCCTGCAAGTTAAATGCCAGCCATTAAGTGCATTCGAATTGGGATTTTACAGGAAATTTGCAGTGCAGTTATCAATTTAgctaatattttattaatacgTGTAATGAGATTTCTTTACTGCAATTGggttaatttataatttgggTAAAgatgcatttcatttgaattataaaatgtaaaccCGTTAATTTAACACTCTTTTCTCCACCTTGCGgccggtttttgttttatactAAATCGAAATTAACACGGCTAACGTGAACGGCGAACGGAGAAGAGGGAGTGGAATGGGAACAGAGGAAAGGAGGCAGCGCTATCAAAAGTCGCATTGCGTGCTCTGAGTCGCTTGGCTGCTCCCTCCCCCTTCAAACACCACTCCCCACCCACTGACAACCCCCAACGAAATTATTTACTTGGCCACTACATAATGTGTACGTTTTATTTTCTAGCCTTTTCTTTATCAGTAATACAAATGTTGTAcggcaaagcaaaagcaaagcaaagaagAGCTATTCTAAGTTTTATTGTAGATCCGCTCTGTTGCGCCAATGCCGATTGAAAAACGTACAGATAGAAAAAGAGAGggaacaatacaaaaaaaataaagaaaaacttgttATTCCTTTGCCGTGTAGGCCACATTTTCCACGATTTTCCACTCACCGCTTCGTATTTTCTTGTTCATTTCCCTGTTTGCATAATGTTACTTTTCTATGTTCGCTTCGCCTTGTGCTTCGCCTTCTGCTGCTATATAAATGTATGCAGAGATGACTGACAAGTGCACTTAGAAGTTGTTATTATACAGATAAAGATGTATTATCTTCGATATACACTGTTGCGTTTGTTtaagaaatttgaaattttttttataagttttcttaaataaatagttattACAAAGTCAtaattgatttcattaatAACTACTTGTACATCATACTTTGTCATACTTTGAAGCAATCTCCCACTGTTGATAAGATAGAGGAGTCCTCTTTGTAACCCctgtataataataaaatgtaatgtaaaaatgcaaatttaggGCCTTAAAAGCCATCATATCACATACATTTGAAGACCTACAAATTGTGTGACTTTAAAAAAGTAAGGTTTTATCTTAtttctgcattttatttgtatgatCTCAAGGCTTGCGAGTCCgcctcccttttttttttcttaattttgttgtttgggtAATTTTATACGTCCCACTGTAATTTTAGATGCAAAATATTTCGAGCTACTTGTTCGCATTTTGCGTGCCGatcaaaagaaatttaaattggaaATTTCAATCGGCGAGACCTACCTGGTTTTTTCGGTACCTCTCCCCCGTCTCCCTCCATTCACATGCGTCTTTTGTCTGGCCCACATGATTTTAGCATTTCTTTGggagggagaaagagagagagtgtACGATTTCCATGTATAGGAGTTGAATTACCTGAGCTCATTCGTCTGTAAGCATATACCGTTTTTTAGCTTAAgcacacataaacacattAACACACGCTTGAAGAATCACTGCAAAGCTTTTGGCCAATGTACAAATGGTTGCGAAAAAAGTTGTGGTGGTGGGATTAAGTTGCCGCCAACGCGACTGCAATTGAGTGGAAGAGAGATAGCGATAtagagggaaagagagagggagcaTGGTTTGAGATCTATTTAatgtttatgtacatacatataatggTTTTAACATTATGAAATATATCACCTAGATTTccaacgtacatatgtatattcctaCTCTTAGAGAAATAATAAAGATCTAAGATAAGCAGTTTCTGGATTTAGTTGCCTTCATCTGTGAAATTTGGGTGAAATTTGAAAGGCGGTTTGCGAGCGCCAAGGCCACTGTGCAATGCCAATTTCGATGGTCTGCCTACCTGGCGCGTTTGCCATTCCATTTTCTTGCAAATTTCAGCAAATtccatgcgatattttagcGGTCTCTGGCTCACTTTACCTTATCATTCTGTGGATGTTTTTCTTGTCACTTTGGAAATAATTATCAGCTCGCGGAGTTCtgtttctaaatattttgctaaACTCAAACTCGTCGGCTGTATGGCTAACAGTTTCTGTTATGGAAATTAACATTGCATGCAGGGCGAGCAGCGCTAATTGCCGTTCTTACCTGCCTgttgttattttattcttttttacGCTCATTTgagctttttaatttgttgttgtcgtcttCCATTCATGCTCGCTTTAGCTGCGAATGGGGCCAGAATTCCCCTAATGAACTTTGAGTCAGGCTTGGGGAACAAGAGGTGACAGGTAGCAAACACTGCGAAAAACTGTTGTACACTTTTTTAGTGGGATTCTATCgaatcaattgaaaatttgtaaaatatgtatgaCATTGCGAAAGAAATTTTGTATCACATTTTACAAAATGATATTTGAATATCCAGACTATATCTGGATGTATGCCGCATACCTTAGTTTCTTTCAGTGTTTATTCTGGCATTGTGCCAAAAGCGGTTAAAGCCAAGCGCGGCAATAacgttattttcttctttaccTGATGGTTTTTCTCGTTCCATACTTTTGGCTTCTCTTTTGCGTTTGTTGCCTCTGCCTTGTGATTCTTCCACACACATATtgattgtttaatattttatgccgAGTTTATTGACATTTTGTGCGCGAACCTAAGCGCGTCTTCTTCTTGGCATCAGAAATAGTTTCGGCATGCTTCAGAGCGGACAGTTTCCCCGTTTCCCTTCTTCTAACACTTGAATCCGGTTCGGTCGAGCttggcattttttgtttagcatttttttatttttaagttcctgtatttcacatttttgctTATCATCTGGTTTTATGTGGTTAGTTGCCTTTCAAAACTGTAGAAGACTGAATTTTCGACTAGATGAATATAATTTGTAGTCTGTTATAGTATAGTGCAGTATAGTAAACACTTTTCTGGAAACAACTATTTTAAATAGTGTATCCAAGTGCAAAAGTATGTTTACGTGTCACAATCTAACAAAATTCCCATTGTTTCTGTGCGAGaatctatgtatgtatttatgaaGCGAAAAGTTTATCAGTCGATTGCAATATATGACTCTCGAGTAGTCTCGGTTATCATAGCTGTTGCTGATGtggtttttggccagaaaataTACGTCGAAAGTCTCTCGTTATTGACCGGTTTTGAGCTATGCTACTCTCCTTTTTAGCCCTCTTTTTACTATAGTCGCgaaatttttttcttttgccatTACCTTTCGATTCGTATATATTTGCATTACATACAAACACTCGCCCGTCCGCTGGTCAGTTgcgcattttaatttgttgttgcgccCGACTGGACAAAAGTAAGAGACAGATCAAAAGTTTAATGTgccaaatgcataaaatatcGAGAAAGCAGGTCAATCTAGCTATAAATaaatcactcacacacacatacataccgcatttaatatttatattccttgTTTGTTCTTTTGCAGATGTGAAGAATCCCTAGGTGCTAATTTAGTTGATAAGCGCAAAAGCAGAAAGAGAGAAGTTAGAAAGCGATAAACAGAAACAGGCAGTACAATAAGTAAACCGACGCGAGCGCTGGAAATTCCGACGGGGTGGCAACTTTTCAAAGGCAGTGCTTAAAAGTATGCTGTAATATAGTGCCAGTGATTGCCGACTGCGGCGAGCCTAACAGAATCGGCattatatagaatatatacggaatatatataatacgcggagcaaagagcgagagagagagagagagagtaagAGTCAGGCGTTGAATCGCCGTGGAATCACGGAAGAATCGGCAGCGAAATGTCCAAGTTCTTTGTGAATGTTGCCCccatcaacaacagcagcagtagccacaccaccaccagcagcaacaaccagcgacaccagcagcaccaacaacactATGGCGGGGGCGGGACAACCGGCCACACGATGGTGGCCCGCAGACTCAACTACGACCTGCACGGCGGCACCAccagcatcaacaacagcaacaacaacaacattgtgATCAAGAACGAGGCCCTCGACTTGGACTACGATCACGGCTtgagcagcagcgacagcaacagcaacggcggCGTTGCAGCTCACCTGCGGGATCATGTGTACATCAGTCTGGACAAGGGGCACAACACGGgggcagtggcaacagcagcggcggcaacgACGGGCCACACgctgcagcaccaccaccaaaatCAGCAGCAACGCAAGGCAACCGGCAAATCTAACGATATCACAAATTATTACAAGGTCAGTTGGTGTTCTATGAGATCTGTAGCTAATGAAACATCAATAACtaaggaaaaaatatataaaactaatGTAATGGAATTGGTTTCTAAATTTCAGGTCAAACGTCGGCCACACGCCGTCAGCGACGAGATCCACCCGAAGAAACAGGCCAAGCAGAGCGCCCACCATCAGACGGTGTATCAGAAGCACACGGCCAGCAGCACGCCCCAGCAGCTCCGGCACAGCCATCATCAGCTGCACCATGATGCGGATGCCGAGCTGGACGAGGATGTGGTGGAGCGGGTGGCCAAGCCAGCATCGCATCACCCCTTTGCACTGTCGACACCCCAGCAACAGTTGGCCGCGTCGGTGGCTAGCAGTTCTTCGAGCGGAGATCGGAATCGGGCGGACACCTCGCTGGGAATACTGACCAAAAAGTTTGTGGACCTGCTGCAGGAGTCACCGGATGGCGTGGTGGATCTGAACGAGGCCTCCAATCGGTTGCATGTCCAGAAGCGACGCATCTACGACATAACCAATGTCCTCGAAGGCATCAACATCCTGGAGAAGAAGTCAAAGAACAACATACAGTGGCGCTGCGGGCAGTCAATGGTCAGCCAGGAGCGATCACGGCGCATCGAAGCGGATTCGGTGCGGCTGGAGCAACAGGAGAACGAGCTGAACATGGCCATCGACCTGATGCGCGAGAACCTGGCTGAGATCTCCCAGGAGGTGGAGAACTCCGGCGGCATGGCCTACGTCACGCAGAACGACCTGCTCAACGTGGATCTCTTCAAAGATCAGATCGTCATCGTGATTAAGGCGCCGCCAGAGGCTAAGCTTGTGGTGAGTATTCGATTTGAGGCAACCAGAGGTGAAAGACCGTGAAAAAACTCATGTGATAAGTGACATTGCTGGTAAATTCCACCAAAGAGTATTGATTACTTGTCAACTGGAAGtctttttattcaaaatgtgCTACTTATGAGGAGTGTTAGCGATATTAATTCAACAACAATAGTAACATTTTCCGACGACTgtcttacatacatacaatgtCTACGTCAGAgcttttcccagcttttctCTGCTTTTTTCTAGTCATTGGTGCTTCTTCTTAGCGTCTGCATGCCATTAAACGTGGCGCTTATTTATAGAAGCCCATCGCAGCGGCAGACACGACAGGCGAAATGGAATCCCGCCCAGCTCGCCTTCCCTCCTGGACACCTTCTTTTTGATATCAAGTAAATTTGTGGCCTCGTCCACCAAAGTTCTCCAACCGCCATTGCTGGTGCTCGGTCTTCCTAGATGCCGcactatttataaaaatataccaaTGCCTAATGTATCCGCTCGCCTTGAACTGTTAAACGAACTTGCGCTCGCACTATTTTCTGTGCAGAAGGGAGAATTGGTGCTCGTGGATTTCCTCAGATAGTTGAAGCTCCAGAAATCCTCGTTTGCCATACAAAACTGCCAAAGTTTGTATATGTTGCAAGCCCTCTGCCAACGTCAATAACTAATTGCCGAAATAACAAGAACGCAAAAGGCGgctattcaaaaattaaataaaataaaagaagacgGGGGGCGCGAaacagcgaaaagcaaaatatCATTTCTAAAAATACGCGTGCGGCAAAAAAACGCTGCTCATTCTGAGGCTCGCTTCATTTGTGTTTCTCTTTTGCTGCCGAGCGGTCGGCGACCGCTTAAAAATTTCAACCGCTCCCCATCAACTTGAACGTTAGTTCCCCGGTTGCCATTTATCggtatttaattattgtgtatACGTACCTacatttggaatttggttAGTAATCTGGTTTCATTTGTGTTTTTCTCAGCTGCCCAACACAAAATTGCCGCGCGAGATTTACGTGAAGGCAGAGAACAGCGGGGAGATCAACGTCTTCCTCTGCCATGACACCTCGCCGGAAAATTCGCCAATTGCGGCGGGCGCCGGCTACGTTGGAGCACCCGGAGCAGGATGTGTCCGAACGGCCACCTCCACACGACTGCATCCGTTGACAAACCAGCGACTTAACGATCCGCTCTTTAACAATATCGATGCCATGAGTACCAAGGGATTAGGTGAGTTTAATGCCAATCAAGGTTTAATTGAAAGGATAGTCGCACCTACTTATTTACTATCTGCTTAAGGTCAATAGTTAGTTTTGATTGTAGTTTGCCAACTATTACTactatttacaaatatttcaaccATAGCTCtcaaagttatttatttattcgcttATTATTACAGTTCAAACGCCCTACCGCTCGGCTCGCAACCTCAGCAAATCGATCGAGGAAGCCGCCAAGCAGTCCCAGCCTGAATATAATAACATTTGTGATATTGCGATGGCCCAGCATCATAATCtgaaccagcagcagcagcaacagttgctgcagcagcaggaggaggacgatgTGGACGCGGAGCTAAACCAGTTGGTTCCGACACTGACGAATCCTGTGGTCCGGACCCATCAGTtccagcagcatcagcagcccTCCATCCAGGAGCTGTTCAGCAGCTTAACAGAATCCTCGCCTCCAACGCCTACCAAGCGGCGGCGGgcggcagcagccgcagcaattGCCGCAGGCAgcgcaacaacagcaaccactaCGCTTAATAGtcataacaacagcaaccacagcaaTCATAGCAACcatagcagcagcaacagcaaatcCCAGCCACACACAATAGGCTACGGCAACAGTCAGCGCCGCAGCGATGTGCCCATGTATAATTGTGCAATGGAAGACGCAACCACAACATCTGCAGCGGCAAATGCGGCAGCTGCCACATCGCGATCGGCCGCAGCAAGCTCGCTGCAGATGCAATTCGCTGCCGTGGCGGAGAGtaacaacaccaacagcagcagcggcggtgACGGCGGCTATGGCAGCATCACTGGCGCTGGCGCCAACGCTGATCCCCATCAGTCGTTCAGCCATGGTCGCAACAGCCTACCGCCCAGCGTTGCCGACTGCGatgccaacagcaacagcagcaatgtCACGCTGCAGGGTCTCGATGCTCTCTTCAACGACATTGGCTCGGACTGTAAGTACTTGAGCACCTTGTTTTGTCCTTTGCTCTAAGCGCTTGAAATAATAGTTGTAATGTATTGGCAAAGgtacacaaaaatgaaattatgtaTGGTGTTTAGTACATTGCAACATGAGTAAATATCATACACAGATCATGTCTGCTATCGCTCGCCGCTCATTCATTCATGATCCATCCATTCAGCACCCGTCTGTAACTGTCACTGAGGAGCCTTGGATGCATATTGATCTCCATGAGGCGCACTTGTCAAGAACTTTCTCTGTGACCTGCGTGTACTTAAAAGCCGCATCACAGTCTGAGTTCTTGCTGAGCGCGGAATCCTCAAAGCAACATAAAGCGAAATCATGGGCTGGGTACTAAAAACTTATACTTATTTccaaattttcaatttgtttaatttttcacaACCTTTTGGCCAACGAGAATCAGTTCAAAATTGACAATTTGAGTTTATattctttttcgttttatcccttattcatataaaaaaaaaagagctaaaaaattcttttaaaaggAGAGAAAGATAAATTTAAGTGAACGTGGTATTTTTGACACTTCAAACCttaacatatataaataaatttacaaaaagcAGATCGCCCAACcctttaaaacatttataacaTCATTGTGTTTCATCCACAACTTTTACTTTCACACTGTGCTAACATCGAATTGGtaatctaaaatatatataatctaataaaataaaataattgtgcataaatgtatatatgtatatatcgaGAAAAAAAACCCGCCGCCTCGTCAGCAATCGTCCTCGTGTCAAATTCATTTTGGAACTGAATTCTCGTGGGTCTGCACTGACAACACTGACCGCTCCAGGGCCAATTGTtcattttgaaattgaaattctgtAGCACCATGAGATTCAGCTCTGGCGTGAATTTCAAACATGCATCCACAACATATCTCGCTCTATCAGCTCTCTCCCTTTCTATGGCTGTACAGATGAAATCGTCTATAACCCCATGTAAACTCATCTGCAGCCCAGCCCAAAACACCAGAAAGTGGTCTGAGCAACCAGTAATGTGTTTCATTCTTATTTACAGACTTTAGCAACGATATTGCCTTTGTGTCCATTAATCCGCCGGACGACAACGACTATCCGTATGCGCTGAACGCGAACGAGGGCATCGATCGGCTGTTCGACTTCGGTTCGGATGCCTATGGACCCTAAGAGGAGACGTCCACGaaacacaatcacacacacatacatatgtctaAAAAATTGGGATTATGGGggtgtttataattttaaattatatacaaatggcaaacaaaaacaaaaaattaattattaaattatttgattgcAAATaccacaaacaacaaaaaatccaaaaataaaacacaaaaaaagcgAATCAGCAAAACTTAATGAAACTAAGTTGTGTGTACAATTTtaagcttaaaaatatatacatttaaatttataaccCAAACTAATTTAAgagaaacaaaacgaaaacacaAAATCTACTTTACAAAAACTCAGCCTCACGAGATAAATAGGGAGAAGTCGTAGCGAGAAGAGCCACATTTTATaagcaaattttaattttagcctttaaacaaagcaaaaagaaTCAGGAATACTATTTAACCGATTGGataacacacaaaaaatgcgaaTACTTCCCACTTATCAAACAACTTTTTGGGCTAGAACTGTCTGTAAATTAGTAGAaattacacaaacacacacacataattttaaattaaaaaacaaaatagttgTAAAGCCAATCAacattaaacaaaacaaaaaacaataaaaagaaaatcaatttcaaattgtaaaaaatatcgaagacatttcaaattaatatGGAGCAGAAGAAGAGGACACAACTCCTGGGCACCAACAAGATGCCTTTGGTTCACTCTTAATTCGTCCTTCCTGTTTTATTGACGCATGCAACAGAATCCTCTTCTGCCATTTGTTTCATTTGCTTGGATTTATcgattgatttttaattataatattattaaagcTATAACTATGTATcataatttgttattgttataaaatttaaactgtaaacacacacatgggcCCAATAGCAGTTTATTCATAGAAGCCAAATCATcccacaaaacaaacaaccaaCCACTTAACAGAGTCAACTACAAgtacataaataattatttaaactcTCGCCTAGGagttatatatttaactaaaCGATAgataaaatcaacaaacaaatgcaaatcataCAATTGTATAAAACCAATACATAAACGAAGGAAAACCACAACAATCCCAAACCAATGTATAATTGTacgtttaatttttataagaGAACACACTTGTTAGGtacttttctttctttccaaaaacaaacacatgaaaaaaagagaaaataaatattagaaaaacgaaagaaactttaaaataaactaaatacatttttaaaaccaaatgtCTCCTGtttcaatggaaatggaagtttTTCAAGCCAAGTTTCTAGATCTAGCCATGTTCAACGAGAAGTATTTATGGGAAACATTGTTTTTAACTATTCAATATTGATTCGGCTCTAAAAAAGTTTTGCTTTCGGTCCTTAGTAgactattattattagaacGGCAAAATTGTATTGGCTTTCAACACGGAATTTCATTTTTACAATAAACAAAGTAAAACTATAAATACTGGTTCAGCAATTGCTCTACAAGCCTGAAACAATATAGATAtaaaatcaaaccaaaaaaaaaatcgcaaaataaaaacaatatttctaatattttaattttcatatacaatatattccaagtatttttataattttaccTATGATTACTAAGCAGATTTGTCTGCATATTTTGAACTGCCCGCCAACTCGGTAATCAGTTGAAGCAGCATACTGCTTGCAATTTCGAAATTTAAGTGTGTCGGGCCATATTTAatagtttaatatttaagctTGATTTGTAGGTAGGGTATTGAGGGTCTGTCCATATATTAC is a window encoding:
- the LOC122619349 gene encoding transcription factor E2f1, whose translation is MSKFFVNVAPINNSSSSHTTTSSNNQRHQQHQQHYGGGGTTGHTMVARRLNYDLHGGTTSINNSNNNNIVIKNEALDLDYDHGLSSSDSNSNGGVAAHLRDHVYISLDKGHNTGAVATAAAATTGHTLQHHHQNQQQRKATGKSNDITNYYKVKRRPHAVSDEIHPKKQAKQSAHHQTVYQKHTASSTPQQLRHSHHQLHHDADAELDEDVVERVAKPASHHPFALSTPQQQLAASVASSSSSGDRNRADTSLGILTKKFVDLLQESPDGVVDLNEASNRLHVQKRRIYDITNVLEGINILEKKSKNNIQWRCGQSMVSQERSRRIEADSVRLEQQENELNMAIDLMRENLAEISQEVENSGGMAYVTQNDLLNVDLFKDQIVIVIKAPPEAKLVLPNTKLPREIYVKAENSGEINVFLCHDTSPENSPIAAGAGYVGAPGAGCVRTATSTRLHPLTNQRLNDPLFNNIDAMSTKGLVQTPYRSARNLSKSIEEAAKQSQPEYNNICDIAMAQHHNLNQQQQQQLLQQQEEDDVDAELNQLVPTLTNPVVRTHQFQQHQQPSIQELFSSLTESSPPTPTKRRRAAAAAAIAAGSATTATTTLNSHNNSNHSNHSNHSSSNSKSQPHTIGYGNSQRRSDVPMYNCAMEDATTTSAAANAAAATSRSAAASSLQMQFAAVAESNNTNSSSGGDGGYGSITGAGANADPHQSFSHGRNSLPPSVADCDANSNSSNVTLQGLDALFNDIGSDYFSNDIAFVSINPPDDNDYPYALNANEGIDRLFDFGSDAYGP